ATGGTAATACAGCGATTGCGAATGCCTTCGGTGCTGGGCAAGATGCAGTTCAGGGTGATGCCTCATTCTTTGGCGATTCGAATGGGTATGGACTTTTTCTATTTAATATTACTACAGGTGCAGCGACCGGTACCCAGACAGATAGAAGGCTTGCTGAGATAAGAAAATGGAGGGTAAAGAATTCAAACACAACGATGATGGGTGGTGAACAGTACGGACCAGGGAATATAAGTTGTGTCTCTCTGAATAACGCTATTGCCGAAGGGACATCTGTTACACTCACCATAGATATGCAGGGTAATAAACCACATCTGATTGCCATATTTGGGGGAACACCAACAGTCACATATACCTCTGCTGGAAATGGGACGCTTACGGTTCAGTCAAGCACCGTTACAACCAAGAACGCTGGAGGTAGAGGTGGGACTGATTCCGATAATCAGGCAACAGGCGCAGATACCACAGACAATACGATAACCTCGGCATTTGGGATGATGATAATGACGAATGACACCATATTCGGAAACCCTGCATCTGCCATGAAGCTCGTTGCATGGACGAATGCATGGCCAGGTGATATATTTGCCTATGCCCCGGGCAGTGACTCTAATTCTAACAGGGGATCTGGATCTGCAGGGACATTTGGAGGTTCGTCGGCAAAGATGGGACTCACAGTGAATGGACCTACTGGAGACAACAGGACATTCTATATGTTCGTTCCTTCAGGTACAATCGAAACTATATTTGGAACAGGTGTCACATCAGGAGACCTTATAGGTTATGTGAATGGATCGCAGGCATCCACAACAGCAACCTCTGATAGCTCAACCTATACAGCGGATGGAAGTGCGGTCACAGGAGTAAGGCTCTCTTTCAACTACACATTTGCCTCTGCTACGGATTCAGGCGTGGGAGTAAGAACAAGTATTGCTGATACAGGGGGCGGAATAGGGGGTGGTGGCTGTTTCATCGCCACTTCAGCATTTGACTCATACAAGTCACCCTATGTCTGGCTACTCCGTGAATTTCGATTCCATTATCTGATGACCAATAAAATAGGGAAGACGCTTGTATCGTTATACGAGAAGGTAAGCCCATCAATTGCTGAGTTTATCGATAGACATGAGTTCTTAAAGCCGGCAGTAAGGGCAGCCATCATGCCATCTGTCTGGTTCAGCGCCTTTATGTTCAAGACCCCATTTAAGATCAAGCTCCTCAGCATATTAATCATATTAATTGTTTCAATTATTGCGGGATATTTTATTTTCAGAATCAAGCGATAAAAGACGAAAGGAACATACACATAGTACATATTTATTTAAAAGGGCTGCCATGCACTACTATGAATGCATGGCAATGAACCCAACGTGGTTCATAAAGGGGCTATGCCCCGCACCACATAGGATGCAGGGCAGTAAACCCCACGTGGTTTACTGGCTCCCGATTTTAGACAATTTTCGCACACTGCA
This portion of the Nitrospirota bacterium genome encodes:
- a CDS encoding CFI-box-CTERM domain-containing protein, encoding MAEKMKNRSIPIIISIFIIVLISASDLFAAAPKVTRMQLGANVGNGYMVIPSSTATAGSTYPMTPARYIAAGSSDSNDITDGNTAIANAFGAGQDAVQGDASFFGDSNGYGLFLFNITTGAATGTQTDRRLAEIRKWRVKNSNTTMMGGEQYGPGNISCVSLNNAIAEGTSVTLTIDMQGNKPHLIAIFGGTPTVTYTSAGNGTLTVQSSTVTTKNAGGRGGTDSDNQATGADTTDNTITSAFGMMIMTNDTIFGNPASAMKLVAWTNAWPGDIFAYAPGSDSNSNRGSGSAGTFGGSSAKMGLTVNGPTGDNRTFYMFVPSGTIETIFGTGVTSGDLIGYVNGSQASTTATSDSSTYTADGSAVTGVRLSFNYTFASATDSGVGVRTSIADTGGGIGGGGCFIATSAFDSYKSPYVWLLREFRFHYLMTNKIGKTLVSLYEKVSPSIAEFIDRHEFLKPAVRAAIMPSVWFSAFMFKTPFKIKLLSILIILIVSIIAGYFIFRIKR